The Nitrospirota bacterium DNA window GTGTTGATTGTCTTCACGGAATTTTTCGGGAGTCTGGGTCTCATTGCAGGACTGCTCAGTCGAATTGCCGCGTTTGGAATCGCTTGTGTCATGGCGGGCGGGATCTGGATGATTCATTGGCAAAACGGTTTTTCCATGAATTGGTATGGAAAACAGGCGGGAGAAGGGATAGAGTTCAGTCTTCTCGTTCTTGGGATGAGTCTGGCCTTAATAATCTCCGGTTCAGGGAAATGGTCGCTCGATCGGATCATTTCGAATAAAATGGCGAAATAAAGAGAGGGCGTGGGGAATTTTATTCCGCGTTAATCATTTACAAATAACAAAAATGGAGGAAATACAATGGGAAAACCGGTGATTGCTCAAAAAAGTCCTTATGTCAAAGAGATGGGACCTGGAACTTATTACTGGTGTGCATGTGGGAAATCCGCGAATCAGCCTTTTTGTGACGGTTCCCACAAGGGGTCAGAATTTAGTCCGCTGGAAGTCAAGATTACCGAAAAGAAAACG harbors:
- a CDS encoding DoxX family protein; the protein is MKFLFQTEDRIASLIIRVTLGMVFFFHGAQKFLGWYGGFGFTGTVGFFTSQLQIPYLLAVLIVFTEFFGSLGLIAGLLSRIAAFGIACVMAGGIWMIHWQNGFSMNWYGKQAGEGIEFSLLVLGMSLALIISGSGKWSLDRIISNKMAK
- a CDS encoding CDGSH iron-sulfur domain-containing protein translates to MGKPVIAQKSPYVKEMGPGTYYWCACGKSANQPFCDGSHKGSEFSPLEVKITEKKTVAWCGCKMSGNKPFCDGSHKKLP